A single Plasmodium knowlesi strain H genome assembly, chromosome: 13 DNA region contains:
- a CDS encoding rRNA 2'-O-methyltransferase fibrillarin, putative, protein MTDAFRGGSGNFKKGNKDFKKGNNNNNNNNNAVRKGGMWKGNNGGRGGGGPRGGGGPRGGGGPRGGGGGRGGGGGGRGGGGGRGARGGAKFGGGNNNKKNFKKDGKSGKVIVVPHRFPGVFLLKGKSDILVTKNLVPGESVYGEKRYEVMGDNEKIEYRVWNPFRSKLGACLMGGVGNMPIKPGCKVLYLGAANGTSVSHVSDMVGDEGVVYAVEFSHRSGRDLTNMSKKRSNVVPIVEDARQPIKYRMLVDMVDVVFADVAQPDQARIVAMNAHMFLKTGGWFIISIKANCVDSTAKPEVVFASEMEKLKKENCKPKEKLTLEPFHRNHAIVLGMYR, encoded by the exons ATGACag ACGCATTTCGAGGCGGTTCCGggaatttcaaaaaaggcaacaaagATTTCAAGAAAggaaacaacaacaataacaataataataatgcgGTGCGTAAGGGAGGCATGTGGAAGGGCAACAATGGAGGACGAGGTGGAGGTGGTCCAAGGGGCGGAGGTGGTCCAAGAGGTGGAGGTGGCCCAAGAGgcggaggaggaggaagaggcggaggaggaggaggaagaggaggagggggaggaagaggTGCTAGAGGAGGAGCAAAATTTGGTGGAGGAaataacaataaaaaaaatttcaaaaaagatggaaaatcAGGAAAAGTTATTGTAGTACCGCATAGATTTCCAGGAGTTTTTCTACTAAAAGGAAAGTCAGACATTCTGGTAACAAAAAATTTAGTCCCAGGAGAAAGTGTctatggagaaaaaagataCGAAGTAATGGGagacaatgaaaaaatagaGTACAGAGTATGGAATCCATTTCGTTCAAAATTAGGTGCATGTTTAATGGGTGGTGTTGGAAACATGCCTATCAAACCAGGATGTAAAGTTCTTTACCTAGGAGCAGCGAACGGAACATCTGTATCTCACGTATCCGATATGGTCGGTGATGAAGGAGTTGTTTATGCTGTTGAATTTTCTCACAGATCAGGCAGAGACTTAACGAACATGTCGAAAAAGAGGTCCAATGTTGTTCCCATTGTAGAAGATGCTAGACAACCAATTAAGTATCGTATGCTCGTAGACATGGTGGATGTCGTTTTTGCTGATGTGGCACAGCCAGATCAGGCACGTATTGTTGCTATGAATGCCCAtatgtttttaaaaactggAGGATGGTTCATAATATCCATTAAAGCTAATTGTGTTGACTCCACTGCCAAGCCGGAGGTCGTCTTTGCGTcagaaatggagaaattgaaaaaggaaaactgtAAACCGAAGGAGAAGCTAACGTTGGAACCTTTTCATCGTAACCATGCCATCGTTTTGGGTATGTATAGGTAA
- a CDS encoding LCCL domain-containing protein, putative encodes MVNTKCMKTLVVVHLLIQLLIQIAPLTTHAKEWCKVKFEFGKADYAECQSETENIAKYMIHTTPVISNDVDLYANVSLVMSNGYGFKTKEINIGSEEQGLLSKTFAVATDIGSPEYVHVKINSVKKNWKCKKITIWKNYKYWVFDCAASLNDKNPQGTYFLSGNKMYTAFVKTGNEVQAGTSGTVDIVLVGNNRRSNTKVLHEGFQSGVLKKIKFQASDVGKIEDIILTNNAKRDDPWYCDFVKIKSDNKLYIFNVKSWIGHPYEKTVKINIRADQSVDGGATKDIDCHIRGNDLINMNNLPHALQSKVQIFKVRCPQNCQNAEFASVEGSSIHPSSSSICTSAIHDGSLTPSGGSIIITVGSDLHQYHSVKEKINNIEAIDVLTKVDEPNFSFYTYRLESIDDVKSNVRIVDAFGKLSSLGRLEIRRSDNTWGTVCKKGPNFTFSDDSAKRACADLGFANGVYIKEMCFNLNGQNYCAGYKYPFSSAGMVCSGNEKSLLNCNADDSSHCVDHHDDVIIQCLNEQTNKESLSDGMIRLVDITGAPTTNGIGRLEMFYNGSFGSVCSEGWVKEGEKIACRELGYTGLKGNGFSHHLCANIAGENLCGHDADKINAVNIKCKGDEKSLQNCAHETHEDIYCSHDEDIVLGCSGGEGGEEEEFQGGSQENAQNNHHISTAPGLKKHFLTLEKKNFPRKIELTCFDKIVSIADLSAAQVGEVFLASCPEKCDEEIGIIKGTFLYTFDSPICKAAIHAGVLSSNVADDIVLIISHKHHNFVGTKRNNVESHEFAGTSKGFSISIPTRSIIQEERKSNHKYAEENSDKAFSDDDGLEDQHAEHSYSLLAPPHIQRQNGRLTTRVIGTQPTFQWIPPMGSPGFNGKENDFVNCINLPNEKYIKSMSNFTFIIYFTVSGGAGNWRTLLSHSLCDGISISVNEENELIIEQNCNPHLLKSKFKPVIGQTYHLAVAFNKTNKSVTLYVNGKKLPTEKVKYDFTLNGDLVIGRSNQSTTDYFIGSIHLVEVYKFVLADDEIKQLANAALSLDYLSGGSDSNYNDIRRTKRGKKTSGMNRKTVDGRECMTPCKPQSIINKELQINAEQINLSCKDDLLSHQFNSKIGSHFLVHCSDNCSKSNFIVKGSNNYYTPDSSICKAAIHAGVYRPKRKNGDENNSFILKIVNGLFEYKSARGHMGIVSKAERQSQLRSFSIFPENDDNILSCSSNGHLFLNLPVGEKRTIICPSGCDKMEGKIWGTNVYTPSSTLCKAAIHSGALSNQGGLVDMSIGSGVDKFTGATQNGIESHSSAQHSRSLIFSTHSQ; translated from the coding sequence ATGGTAAACACCAAATGCATGAAAACCCTAGTGGTTGTCCATCTGCTCATCCAGTTGTTGATCCAGATAGCCCCCCTGACGACCCATGCCAAAGAATGGTGTAAAGTGAAATTCGAATTTGGAAAAGCAGATTACGCAGAATGTCAAAGCGAAACGGAAAATATAGCCAAGTACATGATACATACAACTCCAGTAATTTCCAACGATGTAGATCTCTATGCTAATGTATCCTTAGTAATGTCCAACGGATATGGATTCAAAACAAAGGAAATCAACATCGGAAGTGAAGAACAAGGATTGTTAAGCAAAACATTTGCAGTGGCAACTGATATAGGAAGTCCAGAATATGTAcacgtaaaaataaattcagtaaaaaaaaattggaaatgcaaaaaaattaccatctggaaaaattacaaatattGGGTCTTTGATTGTGCCGCTTCGTTAAATGACAAAAATCCCCAAGGCACTTATTTCCTCTCAGGAAATAAAATGTACACAGCATTTGTAAAAACGGGAAATGAAGTCCAAGCAGGAACAAGTGGGACCGTTGACATCGTCCTGGTAGGAAATAACAGAAGAAGCAATACCAAAGTGCTACACGAAGGATTCCAATCTGGTgtgctaaaaaaaataaaatttcaagCATCAGATGTGGGAAAGATAGAAGACATTATATTGACAAATAATGCCAAGAGGGATGATCCGTGGTACTGTGATTTTGTCAAAATAAAGAGTGACAATAAGCTTTACATCTTCAATGTTAAGAGCTGGATTGGTCATCCTTACGAAAAAACTGTAAAGATTAATATAAGGGCAGATCAAAGTGTAGATGGAGGGGCAACAAAAGACATCGACTGTCACATCAGGGGAAATGATTTAATCAATATGAATAATTTGCCCCATGCATTACAAAGTAAGGTGCAAATATTTAAAGTGAGATGTCCACAGAATTGTCAAAATGCAGAATTTGCTTCGGTAGAAGGTTCCTCTattcatccttcttcttcatctatTTGTACATCTGCTATTCATGATGGGTCCTTAACTCCAAGTGGAGGTTCTATCATAATCACAGTTGGAAGCGACTTACATCAATATCATTCTGTTAAGGAAAAGATAAATAACATTGAAGCTATTGATGTTCTTACCAAAGTGGACGAACCCAATTTCTCCTTCTACACATACCGTCTAGAATCCATTGATGATGTGAAGAGTAACGTCCGAATCGTAGATGCATTTGGAAAACTGTCATCCTTGGGGAGGTTAGAAATTAGACGAAGTGACAACACCTGGGGAACTGTGTGCAAGAAGGGACCAAATTTCACCTTCTCCGATGATAGTGCTAAACGGGCTTGTGCAGATTTAGGATTCGCAAACGGGGTGTATATTAAGGAAATGTGTTTCAACCtgaatggacaaaattattgCGCAGGTTATAAGTACCCGTTCAGTAGTGCAGGCATGGTATGTtctggaaatgaaaaaagctTACTTAACTGCAATGCAGATGATTCATCCCATTGTGTAGACCACCACGATGATGTTATCATTCAATGTCTAAATGAACAGACCAACAAGGAATCACTTAGCGACGGGATGATCAGACTAGTCGATATAACTGGAGCACCCACTACCAACGGAATTGGAAGATTAGAAATGTTTTACAATGGCTCTTTCGGTTCTGTGTGTTCAGAAGGATgggtaaaagaaggagagaaaatcGCCTGCAGAGAATTGGGCTACACAGGACTAAAGGGAAACGGCTTCTCCCACCACCTGTGTGCAAACATCGCAGGAGAAAATCTGTGTGGACATGATgcagataaaataaatgcagTAAATATCAAATGCAAGGGAGATGAAAAGTCTCTCCAAAATTGTGCACATGAAACGCACGAAGATATTTACTGCTCCCACGATGAGGATATCGTTCTTGGCTGTTCCGGTggggaaggaggagaagaagaagaattccaAGGGGGTAGCCaagaaaatgcacaaaacaATCACCATATAAGCACAGCCCCAGGActtaaaaaacatttcttaacattggagaaaaagaacttTCCGCGAAAAATCGAATTAACATGCTTCGATAAAATCGTTTCCATAGCAGATCTCAGCGCCGCACAAGTGGGAGAGGTCTTCTTAGCTAGCTGTCCAGAAAAATGTGACGAAGAAATAGGAATTATCAaaggaacatttttatatacctTCGATTCGCCCATATGCAAAGCGGCCATACACGCGGGAGTTCTCTCAAGCAATGTCGCAGATGACATCGTCCTCATCATATCGCACAAGCATCACAACTTTGTCGGTACGAAGCGAAACAATGTCGAATCGCACGAATTTGCTGGGACCTCCAAGGGTTTTAGCATCAGTATCCCGACCAGGTCTATCATCCAAGAGGAACGAAAGAGTAACCACAAATATGCAGAAGAAAATTCAGACAAAGCTTTTTCGGATGATGACGGGTTGGAAGATCAACATGCAGAACATTCATATTCACTCCTGGCACCCCCGCATATTCAGCGACAAAATGGGAGATTAACCACAAGAGTGATAGGGACTCAACCAACATTCCAGTGGATACCCCCAATGGGCTCCCCAGGATTtaacggaaaagaaaacgatTTCGTTAATTGTATCAATTTGCCAAATGAGAAGTATATTAAGAGTATGTCTAACTTTACCTTCATCATTTATTTCACTGTAAGCGGTGGAGCAGGAAACTGGAGAACCCTACTATCTCACAGCTTGTGTGACGGAATCTCCATTTCAGTGAACGAAGAAAACGAATTGATAATTGAACAGAACTGTAATCCCCACTTGTTAAAGAGCAAATTCAAGCCAGTCATCGGACAAACTTACCACCTCGCAGTGGCCTTTAACAAAACGAACAAAAGTGTCACGCTCTACGTAAACGGAAAGAAACTTCCCACGGAGAAGGTGAAGTATGATTTTACACTCAATGGAGATTTAGTCATTGGCAGATCAAACCAAAGCACGACAGATTATTTTATCGGAAGTATCCACCTCGTTGAAGTGTACAAGTTTGTTTTAGCCGATGACGAAATTAAGCAGTTGGCAAATGCTGCTCTCTCTTTGGATTACCTCAGTGGAGGTAGCGATAGCAACTACAACGAtataagaagaacaaaacgaggaaagaaaacaagtggaatgaacagaaaaacgGTCGATGGAAGAGAATGCATGACCCCGTGTAAACCCCAAAGTATCATCAACAAGGAGCTTCAAATAAATGCAGAGCAAATCAACCTATCCTGTAAGGATGATCTTTTGTCCCACCAATTTAATAGCAAAATTGGATCCCATTTTTTGGTTCACTGTTCAGATAACTGTAGCAAATCCAATTTCATTGTAAAAGGAAGCAATAACTACTACACCCCAGATTCCTCCATATGCAAAGCAGCCATACATGCCGGGGTGTACAGAcctaagagaaaaaatggagatgaAAATaactcttttattttaaaaattgtcaaTGGGTTATTTGAATATAAATCAGCCAGGGGACACATGGGTATTGTTTCAAAAGCGGAAAGACAATCTCAATTACGatccttttctatttttcctgAAAATGACGATAACATTCTTTCCTGCTCTTCTAATGGacacttatttttaaacttaCCTGTTGGAGAAAAACGAACTATCATATGTCCATCAGGTTGtgacaaaatggaaggcAAAATTTGGGGTACAAATGTATACACTCCTTCGTCTACTTTATGCAAAGCGGCCATACATTCTGGAGCTTTATCAAATCAAGGGGGCCTCGTCGATATGTCTATTGGCTCAGGTGTGGATAAATTCACGGGCGCTACACAGAACGGAATTGAATCCCATTCATCCGCTCAGCATAGCCGCTCTTTAATATTTTCGACCCATTCTCAGTAG
- a CDS encoding radical SAM protein, putative, whose translation MEKSKRYASLLKMMDRNSFPKYRLQQILDNMYKAKITSVSKMKNVPTNIRREMKKIFSENLLSIKPLKEYKFDRAYKVLFECKDKEKIEATSLDFGSHKSLCISSQIGCSFACKFCATGQIGIKRQLELDEITDQLLYFQSKNENVRNVSFMGMGEPLANPHVFESIKFFNNVNLFSLSSRRINISTVGLLPGIKKLNDLHPQVNLSFSLHSPFSEERDKLVPINKLFPFHEVLDLLDSRIARTGRRVWISYILLKDVNDSKDHAEALCNHIVQRPRAVRYLYNVCLIPYNKAKNVEESFHRVDEEDKILQFEKVLRKHGISFFYRNSFGLSIDAACGQLYAGYEPKIRKESIGVRNAPLLAQ comes from the exons ATGGAGAAGTCCAAGAGATACGCGAGTCTGCTCAAAATGATGGACCGAAACTCCTTCCCAAAATACCGACTGCAGCAAATACTGGACAATATGTACAAGGCTAAAATTACCAGTGtaagtaaaatgaaaaatgttccTACTAATATAAgaagagaaatgaaaaaaatatttagcGAAAATCTGCTAAGTATAAAACCTTTGAAGGAGTACAAATTTGATAGGGCATACAAAGTCCTCTTTGAATGtaaagataaagaaaagataGAAGCCACATCTCTAGATTTTGGTTCTCATAAATCCTTGTGCATATCAAGTCAAATAGGTTGTTCCTTTGCATGTAAATTCTGTGCCACTGGTCAGATAGGTATAAAAAGGCAACTCGAATTAGATGAAATTACAGATCaacttttatattttcaatctaaaaatgaaaacgtaAGAAATGTTTCTTTTATGGGAATGGGAGAACCATTAGCTAATCCACATGTTTTTGAGTCCATTAAGTTTTTCAACAATGTCAACCTCTTCTCCTTATCAAGTAGACGTATAAATATTTCCACGGTGGGGCTTCTTCCTGGAATTAAGAAATTAAATGATCTTCACCCTCAAGTAAATTTATCCTTCTCTTTACATTCACCGTTTTCTGAAGAAAGAGACAAACTTGTGCCTATCAATAAGTTGTTTCCTTTCCACGAGGTTTTAGATTTGCTAGACAGTAGAATAGCCCGCACGGGCAGACGCGTATGGATTAGCTACATCCTCCTTAAAGATGTTAACGACTCCAAGGACCACGCAGAGGCACTTTGCAATCACATAGTTCAGCGCCCACGCGCGGTCAGGTACCTCTACAATGTGTGCTTAATTCCCTACAACAAAG CAAAGAACGTTGAAGAGAGCTTTCACAGAGTGGACGAGGAAGACAAAATCCTTCAGTTTGAG AAAGTGTTGAGGAAACACGGAATATCATTTTTCTACAG AAATTCCTTCGGACTATCCATTGACGCGGCATGTGGTCAGCTGTACGCAG GTTACGAGCCcaaaataaggaaggaatCAATAGGAGTTCGGAATGCGCCATTATTGGCACAATAA
- a CDS encoding glideosome associated protein with multiple membrane spans 3, putative: MWFTTRQDGLDDNCHTNRGPCFQISGFFGTTLRIGFFLEFIALTFLFMAYWSSGGKGLFSYDLKNMKDEYRLDQAFRNSITLWSGVYLIGAIFIMSFQVLLADDTCWARGYRAGSKILRLASFLDTISATLQFIFYLYISKFYTRKWYVHFNEGGSEWVFFIFVRLVHAFSCLLYGLAAYLLEVYHDEGAGDLHAYINGVMFAFAGLTEIFVIFCNSGCYSNFLLWLALGAVSLWSYYFEPEVNHVSPALHETELTNDVEQQVEKFSRYTPYPQEQNQNAYYPA; encoded by the exons ATGTGGTTCACGACCAGACAAGACGGTCTTGATGACAACTGTCACACCAATAGAGGACCATGTTTCCAGATAAGTGGGTTTTTCGGGACGACCCTTCGAATCGGATTTTTCTTGGAGTTCATTGCCCTCACCTTTCTGTTTATGGCGTATTGGTCAAGTGGGGGAAAGGGACTATTCAGTTAtgacttaaaaaatatgaaggatGAATATCGTCTGGATCAGGCATTCAGAAACTCCATAACGCTGTGGTCAGGGGTGTACTTGATAGGGGCCATATTTATCATGTCCTTTCAGGTTCTTCTTGCGGATGATACTTG ctGGGCAAGAGGCTATCGAGCCGGATCGAAGATTTTGCGATTGGCCTCCTTTTTAGATACCATAAGTGCAACTCTgcagttcattttttatttgtatattTCCAAATTTTACACAAGGAAATGGTATGTGCATTTCAATGAGGGAGGAAGCGAATGggtcttttttatttttgttaggCTAGTCCATGCCTTTTCTTGTTTGCTATATGGTCTCGCCGCATACTTGTTGGAAGTATACCACGATGAGGGAGCCGGAGATTTGCACGCGTACATAAACGGTGTGATGTTTGCCTTTGCTGGATTGACAG AAATCTTCGTAATATTTTGCAACTCGGGTTGCTACTCAAACTTCCTATTGTGGTTGGCCCTGGGAGCTGTATCTCTGTGGTCTTACTATTTCGAACCGGAGGTGAACCACGTGTCCCCCGCCCTACACGAAACGGAGTTAACGAATGATGTGGAACAACAAGTCGAGAAGTTTTCTCGATACACCCCCTATCCCCAGGAGCAGAATCAAAATGCCTACTACCCTGCGTAA
- a CDS encoding vacuolar protein sorting-associated protein 29, putative, which produces MSGKLEDIGELVLLIGDFHSPMRNLGLPDCFKDLLKTDKIKHVLCTGNVGCRENLELLKNIADSVHITKGDMDDEYDFPEDTSLTIGDFKISLIHGHQIIPWGDTNALLQWQKKYDSDIVISGHTHKNSIVRYEGKYFINPGSATGAFQPWLSQPTPSFILMAVAKSSIVVYVYEEKNGKTNVEMSELQK; this is translated from the coding sequence ATGAGCGGAAAGCTGGAAGACATAGGCGAACTTGTTTTGCTTATCGGAGATTTCCATTCCCCCATGAGAAACTTAGGACTCCCCGACTGCTTCAAGGATCTCCTTAAAAcagacaaaataaaacatgtGTTATGTACAGGAAATGTTGGCTGTCGTGAAAATTTGGAACTCCTAAAAAATATTGCGGATTCGGTTCACATAACCAAAGGAGACATGGACGATGAGTATGATTTCCCTGAAGATACTTCTCTCACTATTGGggattttaaaatttcactAATCCATGGCCACCAAATTATTCCTTGGGGGGATACGAATGCACTCTTACAATGGCAAAAGAAGTATGACAGTGACATAGTCATTTCAGGACACACACATAAAAATTCTATTGTCCGTTATGAAGgcaaatattttattaaccCCGGGTCAGCAACTGGAGCCTTTCAACCATGGCTTTCTCAGCCCACCCCAAGCTTCATATTAATGGCTGTGGCAAAAAGCTCCATCGTTGTTTATGTgtatgaggagaaaaatgggaaaacgaATGTCGAGATGAGTGAGCTTCAAAAGTGA